The proteins below come from a single Roseiflexus sp. RS-1 genomic window:
- a CDS encoding extracellular solute-binding protein codes for MTTKLSRRRFLKVAAAGAGGIGATALLAACGGAAPQGGQPTGGQAQPAAPVQGDTVVTEITFWWWDQVGEVWKEPFEKAHPNIKLNFVNTPFADAHDKLLTSFAAGSGAPDVASIEIGRVGNFTAKGGLADLLAPPFDAGSLKNDMVAYKWTQGSTADGRLVCLPWDIGPAGVWYRTDIFEALGLPTEPEAVEELIGGPNRTWDDFFAFAKQLKEKSGGKTSLFADAGTDIYGAVYRQQGEGYADGNKVLIEEKATRPFQLAARARKEGIDANIPWWGAEWQTGLKDNAFAGMVIACWMQGGLTREQPDLVGKWRVIRAPEANYNWGGSFMAIPEQSKNKEAAWTFVKWACATAEGQNIMFKASGVFPAYKPAWQDPLYDEPVPFFGGQRAYRLWTEIGDNIKAIFRTPNDLQLDDIVGAELTKVLQDGKDPVQAAKDAEAEALRRIPDLQG; via the coding sequence ATGACCACCAAACTCTCACGACGCAGGTTCCTCAAGGTTGCTGCCGCGGGCGCAGGCGGCATTGGTGCAACGGCGCTGCTGGCGGCTTGTGGCGGCGCAGCGCCTCAGGGCGGTCAACCAACGGGCGGGCAGGCGCAACCTGCAGCGCCGGTTCAGGGTGACACAGTTGTCACGGAAATCACCTTCTGGTGGTGGGATCAGGTCGGTGAGGTCTGGAAAGAACCGTTCGAGAAGGCGCACCCCAACATCAAACTCAACTTCGTCAACACCCCCTTCGCCGATGCGCACGACAAACTTCTGACCTCGTTCGCCGCCGGAAGTGGCGCTCCCGATGTCGCCTCGATCGAGATTGGTCGCGTCGGCAATTTTACCGCCAAGGGCGGGCTTGCCGATCTGCTGGCGCCGCCGTTCGATGCGGGCAGTCTCAAGAATGATATGGTCGCCTATAAATGGACCCAGGGATCGACTGCCGATGGTCGCCTGGTCTGCCTGCCGTGGGATATCGGTCCTGCTGGGGTCTGGTATCGCACGGATATTTTCGAGGCGCTCGGTTTGCCAACCGAACCGGAAGCGGTAGAGGAGTTGATCGGCGGTCCGAACCGCACGTGGGACGATTTCTTCGCCTTTGCCAAACAACTCAAGGAAAAGAGCGGCGGGAAGACGTCCCTCTTTGCCGATGCCGGCACTGATATTTATGGCGCCGTCTATCGCCAGCAGGGTGAGGGGTATGCCGATGGCAACAAAGTGCTGATCGAAGAGAAGGCGACCCGTCCGTTCCAGCTCGCGGCGCGCGCCCGCAAGGAGGGGATCGATGCCAACATTCCCTGGTGGGGCGCCGAGTGGCAGACCGGCTTGAAGGACAATGCCTTTGCCGGAATGGTGATTGCCTGCTGGATGCAGGGCGGTCTGACACGCGAGCAGCCCGATCTGGTCGGGAAATGGCGTGTCATACGCGCTCCAGAAGCCAATTACAACTGGGGCGGTTCGTTCATGGCGATCCCGGAGCAGAGCAAGAACAAGGAGGCGGCCTGGACGTTCGTCAAGTGGGCATGCGCAACGGCGGAAGGGCAGAACATCATGTTCAAGGCGTCCGGCGTGTTTCCCGCATACAAGCCAGCCTGGCAGGATCCACTCTACGACGAACCGGTGCCGTTCTTCGGCGGTCAGCGCGCCTATCGCTTGTGGACCGAAATCGGTGACAATATCAAAGCTATCTTCCGTACACCGAACGATCTCCAGCTCGATGACATCGTTGGCGCAGAACTGACGAAGG
- a CDS encoding MBL fold metallo-hydrolase, with product MDTQPVELHPVDAVEVTILVDNVMDALLPSTSNVHRAPLRWESFEQTPLLAEHGFAALVTVENQGQRTSILYDTGMGRETLVHNMDVLGVDPGILRAIVLSHGHTDHHGGLSGLLARIGRRNLPLVLHPDAWRDRKAVFPGGNELHLPAPNRADLEREGVVLVERRDPSLLIDNQVLVTGQVERVTSFERGMPGHFARDNDGDWTPDPWIWDDQALVVHVRNQGLVVLSACSHSGIVNILHYARKLTGVTDIYGVIGGLHLSGRVFEPIIPDTVAALTDMAPKLVLPGHCTGWKAQHAIARALPDAYVQTCAGTRIRVG from the coding sequence ATGGACACGCAACCGGTGGAACTGCATCCCGTCGATGCCGTCGAAGTGACCATTCTGGTGGATAACGTTATGGATGCGCTTCTCCCGAGCACCTCAAACGTGCACCGTGCGCCGTTGCGCTGGGAGAGTTTTGAGCAGACGCCGCTGCTGGCGGAGCATGGCTTCGCCGCGCTGGTGACCGTTGAAAACCAGGGACAGCGCACGTCCATCCTGTATGATACCGGCATGGGGCGCGAAACGCTGGTTCACAACATGGACGTGCTCGGCGTCGATCCCGGCATTCTGCGCGCGATTGTGCTATCACACGGTCACACCGATCATCACGGTGGCCTCTCCGGGTTGCTGGCGCGCATCGGTCGCCGGAATCTGCCTCTTGTCCTGCATCCTGATGCCTGGCGCGACCGCAAGGCAGTGTTTCCGGGCGGAAACGAACTGCATCTGCCGGCGCCCAACCGCGCCGATCTCGAACGTGAAGGCGTCGTCCTTGTCGAGCGGCGCGATCCGTCGCTGCTGATTGACAATCAGGTTCTGGTGACCGGGCAGGTGGAGCGTGTCACGTCATTTGAGCGGGGCATGCCCGGACACTTCGCGCGGGACAACGACGGTGATTGGACGCCGGATCCGTGGATCTGGGACGATCAGGCGCTGGTCGTCCATGTGCGCAACCAGGGGCTGGTTGTGCTGTCCGCCTGCAGCCATTCCGGGATCGTCAACATTCTCCACTATGCCCGCAAACTGACCGGCGTGACCGACATCTATGGCGTCATCGGCGGGCTGCACCTCTCTGGACGGGTGTTCGAGCCGATCATTCCCGATACGGTCGCTGCATTGACCGATATGGCGCCGAAACTGGTGCTGCCGGGTCACTGCACCGGCTGGAAAGCGCAACACGCGATTGCGCGCGCCCTGCCCGACGCCTATGTGCAGACCTGCGCCGGAACGCGCATTCGCGTGGGGTGA
- a CDS encoding metallophosphoesterase family protein yields the protein MKIAVLADIHGNLPALAAVAADIAAWNPDAIAVGGDVVNRGPSSAACLRFVQERCADSGWRLIRGNHEDYVISVVHDPTDRPGIEGAIRRNVRWTADQLGAAAAELERLPEIISMHDPAGGEVRIVHASMRHNRDNVLATTPDDELREQIAPPCPLIVVGHTHRPLIRRIDSTLVVNVGSVGLPFDGDTRACYGRMEWRDGIWHAEIVRLPYDRERAEYDFIATGYLDTSGPVARLVYDEFRTGWPRIYTWVSRYREAVLAGELSVDESIDELLALCNGGPPPDWKQPAAPFS from the coding sequence ATGAAAATCGCCGTTCTCGCCGATATTCATGGCAACCTCCCCGCACTCGCAGCCGTTGCCGCCGATATTGCCGCCTGGAACCCCGACGCCATCGCTGTCGGCGGTGATGTGGTCAACCGTGGTCCGTCCTCCGCCGCGTGCCTGCGCTTCGTCCAGGAGCGCTGCGCGGACAGTGGATGGCGTCTGATCCGCGGGAATCACGAAGATTATGTCATTTCCGTCGTGCATGATCCAACTGATCGCCCCGGCATCGAAGGGGCAATCCGGCGCAATGTGCGCTGGACGGCGGATCAACTCGGCGCGGCGGCGGCAGAACTGGAACGGTTGCCGGAGATTATCAGCATGCACGATCCCGCCGGCGGCGAGGTGCGTATTGTGCACGCATCGATGCGTCACAACCGCGACAATGTGCTGGCAACCACCCCCGACGACGAACTGCGCGAGCAGATTGCGCCTCCCTGCCCCCTGATTGTGGTCGGGCATACGCATCGTCCGCTCATCCGGCGGATCGACTCAACGCTGGTCGTGAATGTCGGTTCGGTGGGATTGCCGTTCGACGGCGATACGCGTGCGTGTTATGGACGTATGGAGTGGCGCGATGGAATCTGGCACGCTGAAATCGTGCGCCTGCCGTATGACCGCGAACGGGCGGAATACGACTTTATTGCGACCGGGTATCTCGATACCAGCGGTCCCGTGGCGCGCCTGGTGTACGATGAGTTCCGCACCGGCTGGCCCCGTATTTACACATGGGTGTCGCGGTACCGCGAAGCGGTGCTGGCGGGTGAACTATCGGTCGATGAGTCGATTGACGAGTTGCTGGCGCTCTGCAATGGCGGACCACCCCCCGACTGGAAACAACCGGCAGCGCCGTTTTCCTGA